A part of Aegilops tauschii subsp. strangulata cultivar AL8/78 chromosome 2, Aet v6.0, whole genome shotgun sequence genomic DNA contains:
- the LOC109770031 gene encoding uncharacterized protein codes for MAGVDAARYAQSPAHHAVAMQDHAALRRVLDALPQARKPEEIRTEADSIAEEARAEAVSAILDRRDVPGRETPLHLAVRFGDAAAAEMLMAAGADWSLQNEHGWSALQEAICAREEALARVIVRHYQPLAWAKWCRRLPRVVAAMRRMRDFYMEITFHFESSVIPFISRIAPSDTYRVWKRGANLRADMTLAGFDGFKIQRSDQTILFLGEGSEDGKVPPGSLCMINHKDKEAMNALEGAGAPASEAEVQQEVTAMSQTNIFRPGIDVTQAVLLPQVTWRRQERTEAVGLWKAKVYDMHHVMVSVKSRRVPGAMTDEEFFSACNENDTESEGFDDVLTDEEKRQLESALKMDSSEAVGDSQSDTFVGPRHSCFEPREREIPIEDLSISGNGESKHDKKGWFSNWGKRGQTGISKLEMTKKMAPPRSSLCVDEKVSDLRLGSPSNVQTKPGRHSVDIVRRDENRNGKEKDCRKLATSGNGHRRKESSKESEYKKGLRPVLWLSPNFPLRTEELLPLLDILANKVKAIRRLRDLLTTKLPPGTFPVKVAIPVVPTIRVLVTFTKFEELQPLEEFSTPPSSPDNCKSPGAQTSSSSWVQWIKAPYRQNFSTAQGPSNRVEDIQDPFVIPADYAWTTPGEKKKRTQENKNKSKKGMMSGKV; via the exons ATGGCTGGCGTTGACGCGGCGAGGTATGCGCAGAGCCCAGCGCACCACGCCGTGGCGATGCAGGACCACGCTGCCCTTCGCCGCGTGCTAGACGCGCTCCCGCAGGCTCGGAAGCCCGAGGAGATCCGGACGGAGGCGGACTCCATCGCCGAGGAGGCGCGAGCGGAGGCTGTCTCGGCCATCCTCGACCGGCGTGACGTCCCTGGGCGCGAGACCCCGCTCCACCTCGCCGTCCGCTTCGGCGACGCCGCGGCAGCTGAGATGCTCATGGCGGCGGGGGCCGACTGGAGCCTGCAGAACGAGCATGGCTGGAGCGCGCTCCAGGAGGCTATCTGCGCGCGTGAGGAGGCGCTCGCACGCGTCATCGTGCGCCACTACCAGCCTCTCGCCTGGGCCAAATGGTGCCGCCGCCTGCCCCGCGTTGTCGCCGCCATGCGCCGGATGCGCGACTTCTACATGGAAATCACATTCCACTTCGAGAGCTCCGTCATTCCCTTCATCTCCCGCATCGCGCCCTCGGATACCTACAGGGTCTGGAAGCGCGGGGCCAACCTCCGTGCGGACATGACGCTTGCAGGCTTCGATGGCTTCAAGATCCAGCGCTCTGACCAGACTATTCTGTTTCTTGGGGAGGGCTCGGAGGACGGCAAGGTGCCACCAGGGTCCTTGTGCATGATTAACCACAAAGATAAGGAGGCGATGAACGCGCTTGAAGGTGCTGGCGCGCCGGCCTCCGAGGCAGAGGTCCAGCAGGAGGTCACCGCAATGTCACAGACGAATATCTTCCGTCCGGGGATAGATGTCACTCAAGCAGTGCTGCTTCCACAGGTCACATGGCGGCGGCAGGAGAGGACAGAGGCTGTTGGCTTGTGGAAGGCTAAGGTGTATGACATGCACCATGTTATGGTGAGTGTTAAGTCAAGGAGGGTTCCTGGTGCGATGACGGATGAGGAATTCTTTTCAGCTTGCAATGAGAATGATACCGAGAGTGAGGGGTTCGATGATGTACTGACTGACGAGGAGAAGAGGCAGCTGGAATCTGCGCTTAAGATGGATTCTTCAGAGGCTGTTGGTGACAGCCAGTCCGACACCTTTGTAGGTCCTAGGCATAGTTGCTTTGAGCCAAGGGAGAGGGAAATACCAATTGAGGATTTGAGCATCTCTGGAAATGGGGAGAGTAAGCATGATAAGAAAGGTTGGTTTAGTAATTGGGGAAAGAGGGGTCAAACTGGCATTAGTAAACTAGAGATGACAAAGAAGATGGCACCTCCAAGAAGTTCGCTCTGTGTAGATGAGAAGGTTAGCGACCTCCGCCTTGGATCTCCATCAAATGTACAAACTAAACCAGGAAGACATTCAGTGGATATAGTGAGAAGGGATGAGAATAGAAATGGCAAGGAAAAGGACTGTCGTAAACTTGCAACTTCTGGGAATGGACATAGGCGCAAAGAAAGTAGCAAAGAAAGTGAGTATAAGAAAGGTCTAAGGCCTGTTCTTTGGTTGTCCCCTAATTTCCCTCTGAGGACTGAGGAGCTCTTGCCACTACTTGATATTCTTGCAAACAAGGTGAAGGCAATCCGTCGTTTGAGGGATCTACTCACCACAAAACTGCCTCCAGGAACTTTTCCAGTCAAG GTTGCCATTCCAGTTGTACCCACAATCAGGGTTCTTGTGACATTCACAAAGTTTGAAGAGCTACAGCCATTAGAAGAGTTCAGCACACCTCCTTCCAGCCCTGACAATTGCAAGAGCCCAGGAGCCCAGACGTCTTCAAGCTCCTGGGTTCAGTGGATCAAGGCTCCTTACCGCCAGAACTTCTCGACAGCACAAGGTCCCAGCAACCGTGTGGAGGACATCCAAGACCCCTTTGTTATCCCTGCTGATTATGCCTGGACTACGCCAGGAGAGAAGAAAAAGAGGACACAAGAAAACAAGAACAAGTCAAAGAAAG GAATGATGAGTGGGAAGGTTTGA